A section of the Mangifera indica cultivar Alphonso chromosome 12, CATAS_Mindica_2.1, whole genome shotgun sequence genome encodes:
- the LOC123230316 gene encoding protein RALF-like 1: MDSKLLLIFLVSAVVMVVQSTAFDGANWGRLTDLGVEEEMHGGKNMMMKSSSGRRQLEGAAIISYAALSADTVPCSNRGTSYYNCETGAKNPYNRGCSSIADCS; the protein is encoded by the coding sequence atgGATTCTAAGCTCTTGTTGATCTTCCTTGTTTCGGCGGTGGTGATGGTAGTCCAGTCGACCGCCTTCGACGGGGCCAACTGGGGTCGTCTCACCGACCTTGGCGTTGAAGAGGAAATGCATGGTGGGAAGAATATGATGATGAAGTCAAGCAGTGGGCGTCGACAGCTTGAAGGTGCTGCGATTATCAGCTATGCAGCCCTAAGTGCAGATACTGTTCCGTGCAGCAATCGTGGTACATCTTATTACAATTGTGAGACTGGCGCTAAGAATCCTTACAACCGTGGCTGCAGCTCCATTGCTGATTGCAGCTGA
- the LOC123192948 gene encoding protein SMG7L-like isoform X1, with the protein MLRRKNSPEEVSSCIMSSNSPVSLKYQKGKPNVLVEVSNTEKQLWTLIHSKGLLCSDVQQLYRKVCSSYEKIVLNDYDQAELQDVEFSLWKLHYKHIDEFRKRIKKSSGNSDNSTLAVLQSSANEQKSNGNHIEGFKSFLSEAVEFYQNLIVKIRRCYGLPEEYSFFEKDGISMTAEPKKLQKCQFLCHRFLVCLGDLARYKEQYEKFGSEDHNWSVAATYYLESTMIWPDSGNPQNQLAVLATYVGDEFLALYHCIRSLAVKEPFPDAHDNLILLFERNRSSDLHSLSPEAFFDFLKPSDRSSGQIRSQLSSDVSNCNMLKAENICSGDKPLWSLIIRTVSFFFIKSSLEDFPSAFASMIGELDSLLELDDTNLVAMLTSYELMGSARTGPFRALQVVSVFVFILQKVFSGSEMKSPEDKNYLQELELTRFALTVAFIFIGRLVDRCLKSNPLDSCPLLPGVLVFLEWLVGMFDEVEAHGIDDKVHSAMSYFFGALVGFLQQLNFKGEVSNPGRTALWEDYELRGFAPLSCSHVSLDFSTDCGCVETFESGTKCRADRIIHAAMKIAYRTNGSQRWMIYDKAETKFYAAGSNVNSDRQKIEVELTTDLKVKEPPLSVSESTEGCDKQSLGENSSSSFVDDKSVAVEEEEVIVFKPLTRYNSAPLYPSIYQKESESLKDIEEQNVSPDDCLRRATSLLIAQNQNQGDPSEFHSDITNFRPSKPFRQLESPLVKENGSHSFFQTPVSAGPPSLSAWVFDRRIADNDTEKGRSGINKPGLSPIDEIASISLSGLSIRGNEESVICSKQDYASSYFSSPCSAPLPSAPLLPDNVAWIDSVRPNFSNFNNTGTINRTGSDADALQLSNNPTWCATRGPLDYGSAIPGFMDGYPPFRGLSSSEWLRQYRENHNLDRAHSHSWPLHFYAPRNSGIVHGQDTSWYDPSNHWQAPSASNQMIYTESTPLHPGYAQVHDLDEHRRDKLFHGYQRAPPYGCGVATDLRDEPQPLLQYLKENEWLLHWDPTLRGPSYTGN; encoded by the exons ATGCTGAGAAGGAAGAATAGCCCTGAAGAAGTTTCCTCCTGTATCATGAGCAGTAATTCCCCTGTTTCCCTTAAATATCAGAAGGGAAAACCCAATGTACTTGTTGAG GTTTCTAATACAGAGAAACAGTTATGGACATTGATCCATTCAAAAGGTTTATTGTGCTCAGATGTTCAACAGTTATACCGCAAAGTCTGCTCAAGTTATGAGAAAATTGTTCTGAATGATTACGATCAGGCAGAGCTTCAGGATGTTGAATTTTCTCTCTGGAAGCTTCACTATAAGCACATTGATGAATTCCgcaaaagaataaagaaaagttCTGGTAATTCAGATAATTCAACACTTGCCGTGTTGCAAAGCAGTGCAAATGAGCAGAAAAGCAATGGCAATCACATAGAAGGATTCAAATCATTTTTGTCAGAAGCAGttgaattttatcaaaatttgatagTAAAAATTAGAAGATGTTATGGGCTTCCAGAAGAATATTCCTTCTTTGAAAAAGATGGCATCTCTATGACTGCTGAAccaaaaaaattgcaaaaatgcCAATTTTTATGCCATCGCTTTTTAGTTTGTCTTGGAGATCTTGCCAGGTACAAAGAGCAGTATGAAAAATTTGGTTCAGAGGATCACAACTGGTCAGTTGCTGCTACCTATTACTTGGAAAGTACTATGATTTGGCCAGATAGTGGAAACCCCCAAAATCAG TTGGCAGTGTTGGCAACTTATGTTGGTGATGAGTTCCTTGCCTTGTATCACTGCATAAGAAGTTTAGCTGTTAAAGAACCTTTTCCTGATGCTCATGATAATCTCATTTTACTGTTTGAAAGG AATAGGTCATCAGATTTGCATTCCCTTTCTCCAGAGGCCTTCTTTGATTTCTTAAAACCATCAGATAGAAGCAGTGGTCAGATTAGATCACAATTGAGTAGTGATGTTTCAAATTGCAATATGTtgaaagctgaaaatatttGCTCTGGGGATAAACCTTTGTGGTCACTCATCATCAGAACAGTGAGcttctttttcataaaatccAG TTTGGAGGACTTCCCCTCTGCTTTTGCATCTATGATAGGAGAGTTGGACTCACTGCTGGAACTAGATGATACAAATCTAGTTGCTATGTTGACTTCCTATGAGCTGATGGGTTCAGCTAGAACAGGCCCCTTCAGAGCCCTTCAAGTTGTTTCTgtatttgtgtttattttgCAGAAGGTATTTAGTGGCAGTGAAATGAAATCGCCGGAagacaaaaattatttacagGAGCTTGAGTTGACAAGATTTGCATTGACTGTCGCATTCATTTTCATTGGGCGCCTTGTTGACAGGTGTTTGAAGTCAAATCCATTGGATTCTTGTCCCCTTCTGCCTGGTGTACTTGTATTTCTGGAGTGGTTGGTTGGCATGTTTGATGAAGTAGAAGCACATGGGATTGACGATAAAGTTCACAGTGCTATGTCTTACTTTTTTGGTGCTTTGGTTGGCTTTCTACAGCAGTTGAATTTTAAGGGTGAAGTGTCAAATCCTGGAAGGACTGCTCTGTGGGAGGACTATGAGTTGAGGGGCTTTGCGCCATTATCTTGTTCTCATGTGTCATTAGATTTCTCAACTGATTGTGGATGTGTAGAGACTTTTGAAAGTGGAACTAAATGTCGTGCTGACCGAATAATTCATGCTGCAATGAAGATTGCATACCGAACAAATGGTTCTCAAAGGTGGATGATCTATGACAAAGCAGAAACAAAATTCTATGCGGCAGGTTCAAATGTAAACTCAGACAGACAAAAGATAGAAGTAGAGTTGACCACTGATCTTAAAGTGAAAGAGCCTCCACTATCTGTATCTGAGTCCACAGAGGGTTGTGATAAACAAAGCCTTGGGGAAAACTCAAGCAGCTCTTTTGTGGATGACAAATCCGTTGCCGTGGAAGAGGAAGAAGTCATTGTTTTCAAACCTCTTACAAGATATAATTCTGCACCACTCTATCCTTCTATCTATCAAAAAGAGTCAGAATCTCTAAAGGACATAGAGGAGCAGAATGTATCTCCTGATGACTGCTTGCGTCGTGCCACATCGCTGCTTATAGCACAAAACCAAAACCAGGGTGATCCTTCAGAGTTTCATTCTGACATCACTAATTTCAGGCCCAGCAAACCATTTAGGCAGCTGGAGTCCCCTCTTGTAAAGGAAAATGGATCACACTCATTTTTTCAAACCCCTGTCTCTGCTGGGCCTCCTTCCCTCAGTGCTTGGGTCTTTGATAGAAGAATTGCAGATAATGATACAGAAAAAGGGAGAAGTGGTATAAATAAACCTGGCTTGAGCCCTATCGACGAAATAGCTTCTATTTCTTTATCTGGTCTTTCCATTAGAGGAAATGAAGAATCTGTCATTTGTTCTAAGCAAGATTATGCAAGTAGCTATTTCTCATCTCCTTGTTCAGCTCCATTGCCTTCTGCCCCATTGTTGCCTGACAATGTTGCTTGGATTGATTCTGTTCGGCCTAATTTTTCCAACTTCAATAATACAGGGACCATCAATAGAACAGGTTCTGATGCTGATGCTTTACAGTTAAGCAACAATCCAACTTGGTGTGCTACTCGTGGTCCACTTGATTATGGTTCTGCCATTCCTGGTTTCATGGATGGATACCCTCCATTTCGTGGACTGTCTTCTTCTGAATGGCTTCGTCAGTACAGAGAAAATCACAATCTTGATAGGGCCCATAGCCATTCATGGCCCCTTCATTTTTATGCTCCCAGGAACTCTGGCATCGTCCATGGTCAAGATACTTCCTGGTATGATCCTTCTAATCATTGGCAAGCTCCTTCTGCTTCAAACCAGATGATTTACACTGAGAGCACACCATTGCATCCAGGGTACGCCCAAGTTCATGATCTAGATGAACACAGAAGGGATAAGCTGTTTCATGGTTACCAAAGGGCACCTCCTTATGGCTGTGGTGTTGCAACAGACTTGAGAGATGAGCCACAGCCGCTGTTGCAGTATCTGAAAGAGAATGAATGGTTACTCCATTGGGATCCAACCCTTAGAGGTCCTTCATATACGGGAAACTGA
- the LOC123192948 gene encoding protein SMG7L-like isoform X2, translating to MLRRKNSPEEVSSCIMSSNSPVSLKYQKGKPNVLVEVSNTEKQLWTLIHSKGLLCSDVQQLYRKVCSSYEKIVLNDYDQAELQDVEFSLWKLHYKHIDEFRKRIKKSSGNSDNSTLAVLQSSANEQKSNGNHIEGFKSFLSEAVEFYQNLIVKIRRCYGLPEEYSFFEKDGISMTAEPKKLQKCQFLCHRFLVCLGDLARYKEQYEKFGSEDHNWSVAATYYLESTMIWPDSGNPQNQNRSSDLHSLSPEAFFDFLKPSDRSSGQIRSQLSSDVSNCNMLKAENICSGDKPLWSLIIRTVSFFFIKSSLEDFPSAFASMIGELDSLLELDDTNLVAMLTSYELMGSARTGPFRALQVVSVFVFILQKVFSGSEMKSPEDKNYLQELELTRFALTVAFIFIGRLVDRCLKSNPLDSCPLLPGVLVFLEWLVGMFDEVEAHGIDDKVHSAMSYFFGALVGFLQQLNFKGEVSNPGRTALWEDYELRGFAPLSCSHVSLDFSTDCGCVETFESGTKCRADRIIHAAMKIAYRTNGSQRWMIYDKAETKFYAAGSNVNSDRQKIEVELTTDLKVKEPPLSVSESTEGCDKQSLGENSSSSFVDDKSVAVEEEEVIVFKPLTRYNSAPLYPSIYQKESESLKDIEEQNVSPDDCLRRATSLLIAQNQNQGDPSEFHSDITNFRPSKPFRQLESPLVKENGSHSFFQTPVSAGPPSLSAWVFDRRIADNDTEKGRSGINKPGLSPIDEIASISLSGLSIRGNEESVICSKQDYASSYFSSPCSAPLPSAPLLPDNVAWIDSVRPNFSNFNNTGTINRTGSDADALQLSNNPTWCATRGPLDYGSAIPGFMDGYPPFRGLSSSEWLRQYRENHNLDRAHSHSWPLHFYAPRNSGIVHGQDTSWYDPSNHWQAPSASNQMIYTESTPLHPGYAQVHDLDEHRRDKLFHGYQRAPPYGCGVATDLRDEPQPLLQYLKENEWLLHWDPTLRGPSYTGN from the exons ATGCTGAGAAGGAAGAATAGCCCTGAAGAAGTTTCCTCCTGTATCATGAGCAGTAATTCCCCTGTTTCCCTTAAATATCAGAAGGGAAAACCCAATGTACTTGTTGAG GTTTCTAATACAGAGAAACAGTTATGGACATTGATCCATTCAAAAGGTTTATTGTGCTCAGATGTTCAACAGTTATACCGCAAAGTCTGCTCAAGTTATGAGAAAATTGTTCTGAATGATTACGATCAGGCAGAGCTTCAGGATGTTGAATTTTCTCTCTGGAAGCTTCACTATAAGCACATTGATGAATTCCgcaaaagaataaagaaaagttCTGGTAATTCAGATAATTCAACACTTGCCGTGTTGCAAAGCAGTGCAAATGAGCAGAAAAGCAATGGCAATCACATAGAAGGATTCAAATCATTTTTGTCAGAAGCAGttgaattttatcaaaatttgatagTAAAAATTAGAAGATGTTATGGGCTTCCAGAAGAATATTCCTTCTTTGAAAAAGATGGCATCTCTATGACTGCTGAAccaaaaaaattgcaaaaatgcCAATTTTTATGCCATCGCTTTTTAGTTTGTCTTGGAGATCTTGCCAGGTACAAAGAGCAGTATGAAAAATTTGGTTCAGAGGATCACAACTGGTCAGTTGCTGCTACCTATTACTTGGAAAGTACTATGATTTGGCCAGATAGTGGAAACCCCCAAAATCAG AATAGGTCATCAGATTTGCATTCCCTTTCTCCAGAGGCCTTCTTTGATTTCTTAAAACCATCAGATAGAAGCAGTGGTCAGATTAGATCACAATTGAGTAGTGATGTTTCAAATTGCAATATGTtgaaagctgaaaatatttGCTCTGGGGATAAACCTTTGTGGTCACTCATCATCAGAACAGTGAGcttctttttcataaaatccAG TTTGGAGGACTTCCCCTCTGCTTTTGCATCTATGATAGGAGAGTTGGACTCACTGCTGGAACTAGATGATACAAATCTAGTTGCTATGTTGACTTCCTATGAGCTGATGGGTTCAGCTAGAACAGGCCCCTTCAGAGCCCTTCAAGTTGTTTCTgtatttgtgtttattttgCAGAAGGTATTTAGTGGCAGTGAAATGAAATCGCCGGAagacaaaaattatttacagGAGCTTGAGTTGACAAGATTTGCATTGACTGTCGCATTCATTTTCATTGGGCGCCTTGTTGACAGGTGTTTGAAGTCAAATCCATTGGATTCTTGTCCCCTTCTGCCTGGTGTACTTGTATTTCTGGAGTGGTTGGTTGGCATGTTTGATGAAGTAGAAGCACATGGGATTGACGATAAAGTTCACAGTGCTATGTCTTACTTTTTTGGTGCTTTGGTTGGCTTTCTACAGCAGTTGAATTTTAAGGGTGAAGTGTCAAATCCTGGAAGGACTGCTCTGTGGGAGGACTATGAGTTGAGGGGCTTTGCGCCATTATCTTGTTCTCATGTGTCATTAGATTTCTCAACTGATTGTGGATGTGTAGAGACTTTTGAAAGTGGAACTAAATGTCGTGCTGACCGAATAATTCATGCTGCAATGAAGATTGCATACCGAACAAATGGTTCTCAAAGGTGGATGATCTATGACAAAGCAGAAACAAAATTCTATGCGGCAGGTTCAAATGTAAACTCAGACAGACAAAAGATAGAAGTAGAGTTGACCACTGATCTTAAAGTGAAAGAGCCTCCACTATCTGTATCTGAGTCCACAGAGGGTTGTGATAAACAAAGCCTTGGGGAAAACTCAAGCAGCTCTTTTGTGGATGACAAATCCGTTGCCGTGGAAGAGGAAGAAGTCATTGTTTTCAAACCTCTTACAAGATATAATTCTGCACCACTCTATCCTTCTATCTATCAAAAAGAGTCAGAATCTCTAAAGGACATAGAGGAGCAGAATGTATCTCCTGATGACTGCTTGCGTCGTGCCACATCGCTGCTTATAGCACAAAACCAAAACCAGGGTGATCCTTCAGAGTTTCATTCTGACATCACTAATTTCAGGCCCAGCAAACCATTTAGGCAGCTGGAGTCCCCTCTTGTAAAGGAAAATGGATCACACTCATTTTTTCAAACCCCTGTCTCTGCTGGGCCTCCTTCCCTCAGTGCTTGGGTCTTTGATAGAAGAATTGCAGATAATGATACAGAAAAAGGGAGAAGTGGTATAAATAAACCTGGCTTGAGCCCTATCGACGAAATAGCTTCTATTTCTTTATCTGGTCTTTCCATTAGAGGAAATGAAGAATCTGTCATTTGTTCTAAGCAAGATTATGCAAGTAGCTATTTCTCATCTCCTTGTTCAGCTCCATTGCCTTCTGCCCCATTGTTGCCTGACAATGTTGCTTGGATTGATTCTGTTCGGCCTAATTTTTCCAACTTCAATAATACAGGGACCATCAATAGAACAGGTTCTGATGCTGATGCTTTACAGTTAAGCAACAATCCAACTTGGTGTGCTACTCGTGGTCCACTTGATTATGGTTCTGCCATTCCTGGTTTCATGGATGGATACCCTCCATTTCGTGGACTGTCTTCTTCTGAATGGCTTCGTCAGTACAGAGAAAATCACAATCTTGATAGGGCCCATAGCCATTCATGGCCCCTTCATTTTTATGCTCCCAGGAACTCTGGCATCGTCCATGGTCAAGATACTTCCTGGTATGATCCTTCTAATCATTGGCAAGCTCCTTCTGCTTCAAACCAGATGATTTACACTGAGAGCACACCATTGCATCCAGGGTACGCCCAAGTTCATGATCTAGATGAACACAGAAGGGATAAGCTGTTTCATGGTTACCAAAGGGCACCTCCTTATGGCTGTGGTGTTGCAACAGACTTGAGAGATGAGCCACAGCCGCTGTTGCAGTATCTGAAAGAGAATGAATGGTTACTCCATTGGGATCCAACCCTTAGAGGTCCTTCATATACGGGAAACTGA
- the LOC123193724 gene encoding B3 domain-containing transcription factor LEC2-like isoform X1 encodes MANNFSSLPRTTATTDINSTNTSTIMNLRQTNMPSSQNSQFSNPEPVNFPPTLPTTLPQYILQPQYMQPFHQSMQFSCPYPLEQAATQSFVAYPVYPVWFGQNEIGIGAPNVVPSGSCFWQPNNGVVMEQQRGSLDPQKTKIARTNRKLARQRNLILQRNASSGSSSIACSSTHMNARRLAMYSAENINNNRDQYNFCTPDNKRLRVLLKKELKNSDVGSLGRIVLPKREAEENLPILSDKEGIQVVMRDAFSEQFWTLKFKYWCNNRSRMYVLENTGEFVRQNRLQIGDSLTLYEDENKSLGQYFSITKVENQTRPEAESSSFNQHYINQNNTYNYHTQITPQARDEEEASLALLIEQLQHKEQQEAYNLMALPMESSSSSYRQLDEASNSTSNNITNTGIHPYSAEAAAQLPSLSRDNISITDDHQNNSSTDDCYGGLGMLPDVNQYNFLL; translated from the exons ATGGCAAACAACTTCTCTTCACTACCAAGAACCACAGCCACTACCGATATTAACAGCACAAACACTAGTACCATCATGAACTTGAGGCAAACAAACATGCCTTCTTCTCAAAATTCCCAATTCTCTAACCCTGAACCGGTGAACTTCCCTCCAACATTGCCTACAACACTACCGCAGTACATATTGCAACCTCAGTATATGCAACCTTTCCATCAAAGCATGCAATTTTCTTGCCCATACCCTTTAGAACAGGCGGCTACTCAGTCCTTTGTTGCCTATCCTGTCTATCCCGTGTGGTTTGGACAAAACGAGATCGGAATTGGTGCTCCTAACGTGGTACCTTCAGGGTCGTGCTTTTGGCAACCAAATAATGGGGTGGTAATGGAACAACAAAGAGGGAGTTTAGATCCACAAAAGACCAAGATTGCTAGGACTAATAGAAAACTAGCGCGCCAAAGGAACCTTATTCTGCAGAGAAATGCTTCTTCTGGTAGTTCTTCAATTGCGTGTTCCTCAACTCATATGAATGCAAGGAGACTTGCAATGTATAGTGCTGAGAACATCAACAATAATAGAGATCAGTATAACTTTTGCACTCCTGATAACAAA AGACTAAGAGTGTTGCTGAAGAAGGAGTTGAAGAACAGTGATGTGGGGTCTCTTGGAAGGATTGTTCTTCCAAAG AGAGAAGCTGAGGAGAATCTTCCTATTCTCTCTGATAAAGAAGGAATTCAAGTAGTGATGAGAGATGCCTTCTCTGAACAATTCTGGACTCTTAAGTTCAA GTACTGGTGCAACAATAGAAGCAGAATGTATGTTCTTGAAAACACAG GAGAATTCGTAAGGCAAAACAGGCTACAGATTGGAGATTCCCTTACTCTTTACGAGGATGAGAACAAGAGCCTC GGGCAGTATTTCTCCATAACAAAGGTGGAAAACCAGACCAGACCAGAGGCCGAATCATCTTCATTCAACCAACACTATATAAACCAGAACAACACATACAACTATCATACTCAAATTACGCCGCAAGCTAGAGACGAAGAAGAAGCGTCTTTAGCACTACTAATAGAACAGCTTCAACATAAGGAACAACAAGAAGCATACAATCTCATGGCATTGCCTATGGAAAGTAGTTCTTCCTCATATAGACAACTTGATGAAGCGAGTAACAGTACATCTAACAACATTACTAACACAGGAATCCATCCCTACTCAGCAGAAGCTGCCGCACAACTACCCTCATTATCGAGGGATAACATTAGCATCACAGATGATCATCAGAATAACAGTAGTACTGATGATTGCTATGGTGGTCTGGGAATGTTACCCGATGTCAACCAGTATAATTTTTTGCTTTGA
- the LOC123193724 gene encoding B3 domain-containing transcription factor LEC2-like isoform X2, whose protein sequence is MANNFSSLPRTTATTDINSTNTSTIMNLRQTNMPSSQNSQFSNPEPVNFPPTLPTTLPQYILQPQYMQPFHQSMQFSCPYPLEQAATQSFVAYPVYPVWFGQNEIGIGAPNVVPSGSCFWQPNNGVVMEQQRGSLDPQKTKIARTNRKLARQRNLILQRNASSGSSSIACSSTHMNARRLAMYSAENINNNRDQYNFCTPDNKRLRVLLKKELKNSDVGSLGRIVLPKREAEENLPILSDKEGIQVVMRDAFSEQFWTLKFKYWCNNRSRMYVLENTGEFVRQNRLQIGDSLTLYEDENKSLYFSITKVENQTRPEAESSSFNQHYINQNNTYNYHTQITPQARDEEEASLALLIEQLQHKEQQEAYNLMALPMESSSSSYRQLDEASNSTSNNITNTGIHPYSAEAAAQLPSLSRDNISITDDHQNNSSTDDCYGGLGMLPDVNQYNFLL, encoded by the exons ATGGCAAACAACTTCTCTTCACTACCAAGAACCACAGCCACTACCGATATTAACAGCACAAACACTAGTACCATCATGAACTTGAGGCAAACAAACATGCCTTCTTCTCAAAATTCCCAATTCTCTAACCCTGAACCGGTGAACTTCCCTCCAACATTGCCTACAACACTACCGCAGTACATATTGCAACCTCAGTATATGCAACCTTTCCATCAAAGCATGCAATTTTCTTGCCCATACCCTTTAGAACAGGCGGCTACTCAGTCCTTTGTTGCCTATCCTGTCTATCCCGTGTGGTTTGGACAAAACGAGATCGGAATTGGTGCTCCTAACGTGGTACCTTCAGGGTCGTGCTTTTGGCAACCAAATAATGGGGTGGTAATGGAACAACAAAGAGGGAGTTTAGATCCACAAAAGACCAAGATTGCTAGGACTAATAGAAAACTAGCGCGCCAAAGGAACCTTATTCTGCAGAGAAATGCTTCTTCTGGTAGTTCTTCAATTGCGTGTTCCTCAACTCATATGAATGCAAGGAGACTTGCAATGTATAGTGCTGAGAACATCAACAATAATAGAGATCAGTATAACTTTTGCACTCCTGATAACAAA AGACTAAGAGTGTTGCTGAAGAAGGAGTTGAAGAACAGTGATGTGGGGTCTCTTGGAAGGATTGTTCTTCCAAAG AGAGAAGCTGAGGAGAATCTTCCTATTCTCTCTGATAAAGAAGGAATTCAAGTAGTGATGAGAGATGCCTTCTCTGAACAATTCTGGACTCTTAAGTTCAA GTACTGGTGCAACAATAGAAGCAGAATGTATGTTCTTGAAAACACAG GAGAATTCGTAAGGCAAAACAGGCTACAGATTGGAGATTCCCTTACTCTTTACGAGGATGAGAACAAGAGCCTC TATTTCTCCATAACAAAGGTGGAAAACCAGACCAGACCAGAGGCCGAATCATCTTCATTCAACCAACACTATATAAACCAGAACAACACATACAACTATCATACTCAAATTACGCCGCAAGCTAGAGACGAAGAAGAAGCGTCTTTAGCACTACTAATAGAACAGCTTCAACATAAGGAACAACAAGAAGCATACAATCTCATGGCATTGCCTATGGAAAGTAGTTCTTCCTCATATAGACAACTTGATGAAGCGAGTAACAGTACATCTAACAACATTACTAACACAGGAATCCATCCCTACTCAGCAGAAGCTGCCGCACAACTACCCTCATTATCGAGGGATAACATTAGCATCACAGATGATCATCAGAATAACAGTAGTACTGATGATTGCTATGGTGGTCTGGGAATGTTACCCGATGTCAACCAGTATAATTTTTTGCTTTGA
- the LOC123193725 gene encoding dof zinc finger protein DOF5.6-like produces MQQQDRGGSEEKKPVGNQQDRRLKVMQGGETSQQQPPQQQPQKCPRCESLNTKFCYYNNYSLSQPRYFCKTCRRYWTQGGTLRNVPVGGGCRKGKRPKASSSGENSRSSHPHPSPPSQNILSSSPVVTGSAKESGKNLASPSSISSVGSFFPSGGFLSSLAAIPPLNQPQSLINQSLNPALSVGIGGGGDHLGGSSNLGLLQGYSIPFAQQTQFYQIGNREKSVNPIYQPAQESLIHSSNRPASSSHHDWHQSFINNTSPNVSDTALWSTSTSSSAHNNANSNNTGSVSGSLDPNQWPDFPGYGPPS; encoded by the coding sequence ATGCAGCAGCAAGATAGAGGTGGAAGTGAAGAGAAGAAGCCAGTAGGGAATCAGCAAGATCGGAGATTGAAGGTGATGCAAGGAGGAGAGACTTCTCAACAACAGCCACCGCAGCAGCAGCCCCAAAAGTGCCCTCGTTGTGAGTCtctaaatacaaaattttgttattacaatAATTATAGTCTCTCCCAGCCTCGTTATTTCTGCAAGACTTGTAGAAGGTACTGGACTCAAGGTGGAACCCTAAGGAACGTTCCCGTGGGAGGAGGTTGCCGGAAAGGAAAACGCCCAAAAGCCTCCTCTTCCGGTGAAAATTCAAGATCTTCTCACCCACATCCATCTCCACCTTCACAAAATATTCTCTCTTCCAGCCCAGTTGTTACCGGAAGTGCTAAAGAATCTGGTAAGAATTTGGCTTCGCCTTCTTCGATTTCTTCCGTGGGATCTTTCTTTCCAAGTGGTGGGTTTTTGTCTTCTTTAGCTGCAATTCCACCTTTGAACCAACCACAATCTTTGATTAATCAGAGTCTGAATCCAGCTCTTAGTGTTGGtattggtggtggtggtgatcaTCTGGGAGGGTCTTCAAATTTGGGTCTTTTGCAGGGATATAGCATCCCTTTCGCTCAACAAACACAATTTTACCAGATTGGCAATAGAGAGAAGAGTGTAAATCCCATATATCAACCGGCTCAAGAGAGCTTGATTCACTCTAGCAACAGGCCTGCAAGCTCTTCACATCATGACTGGCATCAAAGCTTCATCAACAATACCAGCCCTAATGTATCTGATACGGCTTTGTGGAGTACAAGCACCAGCAGCAGTGCCCACAACAACGCCAACAGTAACAATACTGGCTCTGTTTCTGGTTCTTTGGACCCGAATCAATGGCCGGATTTTCCTGGTTATGGCCCCCCTTCATGA